A DNA window from Bacteroides cellulosilyticus contains the following coding sequences:
- a CDS encoding TlpA disulfide reductase family protein translates to MKKIIVTLFLLASVWTTQAQGTFTIEGQVKNVDDGTLVTLFRLDGNVGNSIGVDTIRNGHFRFQAETLGNETEIVDMMGRNDKFPSMSLRLWVRPGDNIQISGENTLIRTWDVKSTVPEQVANQAFINDSRELWNEYQRNALLQRAYRRKYAGSAVDEERQAIRAQADSLQKVEDEISIRIDANTIKRMKQIPVDDIWLEHLKRLAMSAKYTENYPYKDEVIALYEGLTDEEKQTSWAMDTYTYLFPPQVVEVGDEMADADLYDLEGNVHHLSDFKGKYIMLDFWSRGCGPCIMALPEMKEVAEMYKDRLTIVSLSIDTKKGWEAASKAHEMTWQNLSDLKGSNGLYAKYGVRGIPNYVLISPEGRIVEKWFGYGKQSLKRKLRRLLNANEYVMSLGEENGHKVVNFPTVKKSNNDIPEIRQVVLTDTATVLRIRAYYIPKYWIQIMKNIQLVADNGTVCPVLRSEGIPLGEKFYMPESGEADYTLYFAPLPEGTHSFDMVEPGDSNSDRVEGISLTLE, encoded by the coding sequence ATGAAAAAAATTATTGTAACACTTTTCTTATTGGCAAGTGTGTGGACAACACAAGCTCAAGGGACTTTCACAATAGAAGGACAAGTAAAGAACGTAGATGATGGAACTTTAGTCACCTTGTTCCGTTTAGATGGAAATGTGGGTAACAGTATCGGTGTTGATACGATTCGTAACGGACATTTTCGTTTTCAGGCAGAAACATTGGGAAATGAAACCGAAATAGTGGATATGATGGGAAGAAATGACAAGTTTCCTTCTATGAGCTTAAGGCTTTGGGTTCGTCCGGGAGATAATATACAGATAAGCGGTGAAAACACACTGATACGGACTTGGGATGTGAAAAGTACTGTTCCGGAACAAGTGGCTAATCAGGCCTTTATAAACGACTCACGCGAATTGTGGAATGAATATCAGCGCAATGCTTTATTGCAGCGTGCATACCGCCGGAAGTATGCAGGGAGTGCGGTGGACGAAGAAAGACAGGCGATACGTGCACAAGCTGACAGTTTGCAGAAGGTAGAGGATGAAATTAGTATCCGTATTGATGCCAACACTATAAAACGTATGAAGCAGATTCCAGTTGACGATATTTGGCTGGAGCACTTGAAAAGGCTGGCAATGTCGGCTAAGTATACTGAAAATTATCCTTATAAAGATGAAGTGATTGCTCTCTATGAAGGATTGACTGATGAAGAAAAACAAACCTCTTGGGCAATGGATACATATACATATCTCTTTCCTCCTCAAGTAGTGGAAGTGGGTGATGAAATGGCAGATGCGGATCTGTACGACCTAGAGGGAAATGTACATCATTTGTCTGATTTTAAAGGTAAGTATATTATGCTGGATTTTTGGAGCCGTGGTTGCGGGCCTTGTATTATGGCTTTGCCTGAGATGAAAGAAGTGGCTGAGATGTATAAAGATCGCTTGACGATAGTAAGTCTGAGCATTGATACCAAGAAAGGGTGGGAAGCAGCCTCTAAAGCCCATGAAATGACTTGGCAGAATCTGAGTGATTTGAAAGGAAGCAATGGATTATATGCTAAATACGGAGTACGCGGAATTCCAAATTATGTCCTTATTTCACCTGAAGGACGCATCGTAGAAAAATGGTTCGGATACGGGAAGCAGAGTCTGAAACGAAAACTTCGCCGCCTGCTAAATGCAAACGAATACGTGATGAGCTTAGGGGAAGAGAATGGGCATAAAGTGGTGAATTTCCCGACTGTAAAGAAAAGTAATAACGATATTCCTGAAATCCGCCAGGTAGTATTGACGGATACTGCTACGGTCCTGCGGATTCGTGCCTATTATATACCTAAATACTGGATACAAATAATGAAGAATATCCAGTTAGTAGCGGACAATGGAACCGTATGTCCTGTCCTTCGCTCGGAAGGTATCCCTTTAGGGGAGAAATTCTATATGCCCGAAAGTGGAGAAGCCGATTATACTCTTTATTTCGCTCCACTGCCTGAAGGAACACATTCTTTCGATATGGTCGAACCGGGAGACTCGAATTCAGACCGTGTCGAAGGTATCTCTTTGACACTTGAATAA
- a CDS encoding ABC transporter ATP-binding protein, which translates to MIKTIGLSKIFRTESVQTIALNEVNLEITQGEFVAIMGPSGCGKSTLLNMIGLLDNPTSGELWFLDQEVSCYSENSRTDLRNGNLGFVFQSFNLIDELTVFENVELPLLYAGVSTRERVRRVNEALERMQIAHRTEHYPQQLSGGQQQRVAIARAIVTNPRIILADEPTGNLDSTNGSEVMNLLKELNRDGATVVMVTHSEENAREAGRIIRMMDGYILTESKKDK; encoded by the coding sequence ATGATAAAGACTATTGGACTCAGTAAGATATTCCGTACAGAGAGCGTACAGACCATTGCTTTGAATGAAGTGAATCTGGAAATCACTCAGGGAGAATTTGTAGCCATTATGGGACCTTCGGGCTGCGGAAAGTCCACTCTGTTGAATATGATTGGTTTGCTCGATAATCCTACTTCCGGTGAACTCTGGTTTCTCGACCAGGAAGTTTCGTGTTACTCCGAGAATTCTCGTACGGACCTGCGCAATGGAAACCTCGGCTTTGTATTTCAGAGTTTCAATCTGATAGATGAACTCACGGTTTTTGAAAATGTAGAACTTCCGTTGCTCTATGCCGGAGTCTCTACCCGCGAACGCGTGAGGCGTGTTAATGAGGCTTTGGAACGTATGCAAATAGCCCACCGCACGGAGCATTATCCGCAACAACTTTCCGGTGGTCAGCAGCAGCGTGTTGCCATTGCCCGTGCCATTGTTACCAATCCCCGCATTATCCTTGCCGATGAACCTACGGGAAATCTGGACTCTACCAATGGTAGCGAAGTAATGAACCTTCTGAAAGAACTGAACCGGGATGGGGCGACAGTGGTCATGGTGACCCACTCCGAAGAGAATGCCCGGGAAGCAGGACGGATTATAAGAATGATGGACGGATATATTCTGACTGAAAGCAAAAAAGACAAATAA
- a CDS encoding ABC transporter permease yields the protein MIKHYVKVALRLIKRSFLFSSINMLGFVFGMAAAFLIYLWVVDELTYDDCFPEANRIYRTIEVKREPSGEIKESPSTIRSLTKVFREEFPQVENATAIKYGDLHTLETESHKKISGEEAYVDSAFFRIFPFPVTEGNPEHIANHPDNIILSETMARKMFGSSPAVGQKLTYSGYGRENIYNVVAVVKIPPKSHIRFDIAYPMDSYGRGMAGYSWDRFRENIHVYIKMKAGDGGKMYEKELKSMSRALGKFGEKRTLLRFQSIRDIHLHTTFSDPCVKNHGNVATIYLFTALAILVIFMGAFNFTTLSTARASMRYKEIGVRKITGAKRKTLISQFLSESLVQAFISLVLALALTELMLPLFNKFMDTEISLRFSWAVFFYILFGIVGVGCLAGSYPAFYLSSINPLLAFKGGRKTGRKGGLIKGLVCVQFVIALTLMLLTAIVFKQLHYMQNKDLGLNRENIVSVYTSLWYKVAGFKQELLRNPNVKSISMGAPIGSFIEGSSSGDGSLVRWTNMDGQEDSLKMVTVFADGDFIKTFGLELIKGKLLESDFDKYWGDRNPNIVINEAAWKGMKVADPIGMELQVNSWSKARIVGVVKDFNFQSLREKIKPAFLYYSPEALSYLHIKIAPEHRQETLKFIQQKYEEMAVQDDLFVKDFSYQFFSDALNKNYAKEQQQSRMLLFFTVLAIVIAMLGVFGLVALSTTQRTKEIGIRKVNGAHSERIVRMFCREYLRWVGVAFVIACPLGYFFMHRWLSEFAYQTAISWWLFVSSGAVIAGITLLTVFGQTWRKASQNPVESLRYE from the coding sequence ATGATAAAGCATTATGTGAAAGTTGCGCTTCGGCTGATAAAGCGGAGCTTCTTGTTTTCCTCCATCAATATGCTGGGTTTTGTATTTGGCATGGCAGCGGCGTTCCTCATTTATCTTTGGGTAGTGGACGAATTGACTTATGATGACTGCTTCCCCGAAGCAAATCGTATTTACCGGACTATTGAGGTGAAACGGGAGCCAAGCGGAGAGATAAAAGAATCTCCTTCGACGATACGTTCGCTTACTAAAGTCTTTCGTGAAGAGTTCCCACAAGTAGAAAATGCTACGGCTATCAAATATGGAGATTTGCATACGCTAGAGACGGAAAGTCATAAGAAAATCAGTGGAGAGGAAGCTTATGTTGATTCTGCATTCTTCCGGATATTTCCTTTTCCGGTGACGGAAGGAAATCCGGAACATATAGCGAACCATCCTGATAACATTATCTTATCAGAAACAATGGCACGGAAAATGTTTGGCAGCAGTCCGGCAGTGGGACAAAAACTGACTTATAGCGGATATGGGCGGGAGAATATTTATAATGTAGTTGCAGTGGTGAAAATACCTCCAAAGAGCCATATCCGTTTTGACATTGCTTATCCGATGGATTCTTATGGTAGGGGAATGGCCGGTTATAGTTGGGATCGCTTTCGTGAGAATATACACGTATATATCAAAATGAAGGCTGGTGACGGCGGAAAGATGTATGAGAAGGAGCTGAAAAGTATGAGCCGCGCACTCGGCAAGTTTGGGGAGAAACGAACCTTACTACGTTTTCAGTCTATCAGGGACATTCACCTGCATACTACTTTTTCTGATCCTTGCGTAAAGAATCATGGTAATGTGGCTACCATTTATCTGTTTACAGCGCTGGCCATATTGGTAATCTTTATGGGAGCTTTCAACTTTACAACACTTTCTACGGCACGGGCATCTATGCGCTATAAAGAAATAGGTGTACGCAAAATAACAGGTGCCAAGAGAAAAACGTTAATTTCACAATTTCTCTCGGAAAGTCTGGTGCAAGCATTCATATCTTTGGTATTGGCTTTAGCTCTGACGGAGTTGATGTTACCGCTATTCAATAAGTTTATGGATACGGAAATCTCCCTGCGGTTTAGTTGGGCTGTCTTTTTTTATATTTTGTTCGGTATAGTAGGAGTGGGGTGTCTGGCAGGAAGTTATCCGGCTTTTTATCTTTCTTCCATTAATCCTTTGCTTGCTTTTAAGGGTGGTCGGAAAACAGGAAGGAAAGGCGGACTTATCAAAGGGCTGGTATGTGTACAATTCGTTATAGCTCTTACACTGATGCTACTGACGGCTATTGTCTTCAAGCAACTCCATTATATGCAAAACAAGGATTTGGGACTTAATAGGGAAAATATCGTCTCTGTCTATACCAGTTTATGGTATAAGGTAGCCGGATTCAAGCAAGAACTGCTGAGAAACCCAAATGTGAAAAGTATATCTATGGGGGCACCTATCGGAAGTTTTATTGAAGGTAGTTCATCTGGAGATGGCAGTCTGGTACGCTGGACCAATATGGACGGACAAGAAGATTCGCTAAAGATGGTAACAGTGTTTGCAGATGGGGATTTCATTAAGACATTTGGTTTGGAGTTGATAAAAGGGAAATTGCTGGAGTCTGACTTTGATAAATATTGGGGGGATAGGAATCCCAACATTGTGATTAATGAGGCTGCCTGGAAAGGGATGAAGGTGGCTGATCCTATTGGTATGGAACTGCAAGTGAACTCTTGGAGTAAAGCGCGTATCGTCGGAGTGGTGAAGGATTTCAATTTCCAGTCTTTGCGCGAGAAGATAAAGCCGGCTTTTCTTTATTATTCTCCGGAAGCACTATCTTACCTGCATATTAAAATTGCTCCTGAGCATCGGCAGGAAACTTTGAAATTTATTCAGCAGAAATACGAGGAGATGGCCGTGCAGGATGATTTGTTCGTGAAAGATTTCAGCTATCAATTTTTCTCCGATGCATTAAATAAAAACTATGCTAAAGAACAACAACAAAGCCGGATGTTACTGTTCTTCACAGTGTTGGCTATTGTCATAGCTATGCTGGGAGTATTTGGCTTAGTGGCACTCTCCACTACCCAGCGGACAAAGGAAATCGGTATCCGCAAAGTGAATGGCGCTCATTCCGAGCGTATTGTACGAATGTTCTGTCGGGAATATCTTCGTTGGGTAGGCGTGGCTTTCGTGATTGCCTGTCCGTTAGGGTATTTCTTTATGCACCGTTGGTTAAGCGAATTTGCCTATCAGACTGCAATAAGTTGGTGGTTGTTCGTGTCGTCAGGAGCGGTCATTGCAGGCATCACCTTGCTTACCGTCTTTGGACAGACCTGGCGGAAAGCATCACAGAATCCGGTGGAATCATTGAGGTATGAGTAA
- a CDS encoding DUF4933 domain-containing protein, translated as MLYKELVSITLFFSLIACSSKSPGMSKDEITQALDEQAIEHAAAVKAVSADVPKFTEDYTPPAGIKYQAKIETAGVKTLNVQAALKNVRLMKISELGTFQIRRTGVLVPIGGNLIPVEEGYLLNSYQGIYLLDKGFKLIKQLFENDVDFQRSGKRYYFQLRVVLRNVYYDTTRKQIRGTYTVPNHEKDKYRTFLAFLPWDVLMTATEPWAEKDIADSIPLQGNLNFRTFFKFTPEGFIRSMPYSGRFYTNALKGDTLCYFDPTHSPDYPPSKGAGSVRNGEPHHIYDYHGKTRIRLAYDNTLYQLENASTLKAIYRLDFGSFLRADGQKVTGSLSNNMDDYYFLQQWLETDRYLFIKITKGYDSPNARKAKSVSLYSLIYDKTSGDFFTLPPEDNSKDLDFPHIATDGELNIPFYPDGVVGNISFSYLDGMKAKEKYPDILKGQDISDNELILLTVE; from the coding sequence ATGCTATACAAAGAACTGGTTTCCATTACATTATTTTTTTCTCTTATTGCTTGCAGTTCCAAGAGTCCGGGTATGAGCAAAGATGAAATAACCCAAGCTTTGGATGAGCAGGCCATAGAGCATGCAGCCGCCGTAAAAGCGGTTTCTGCTGATGTACCGAAATTTACAGAAGATTATACACCTCCTGCCGGAATTAAGTATCAGGCTAAAATAGAAACAGCCGGAGTGAAGACCCTTAATGTGCAGGCTGCGCTGAAGAATGTGCGTCTTATGAAAATCAGCGAACTCGGTACATTTCAGATTCGTCGTACAGGAGTATTGGTGCCGATAGGTGGTAATCTGATTCCGGTGGAAGAGGGATACTTATTGAATAGTTACCAAGGGATTTATTTATTGGATAAGGGCTTTAAACTTATTAAGCAGTTATTCGAAAATGATGTTGACTTTCAGCGTAGTGGGAAAAGGTACTATTTTCAATTGCGTGTTGTGCTACGAAATGTCTATTATGATACAACTCGTAAGCAAATCCGGGGTACATATACAGTGCCTAATCATGAAAAAGACAAATATCGGACTTTTCTGGCTTTTCTTCCCTGGGATGTTTTAATGACTGCAACAGAACCTTGGGCTGAAAAAGATATAGCAGACAGTATTCCTCTGCAGGGTAATTTGAATTTTAGAACATTTTTTAAATTTACACCAGAGGGTTTTATACGTTCCATGCCTTATTCCGGTCGCTTCTACACGAATGCACTAAAGGGAGATACTTTGTGCTACTTTGATCCCACTCATTCACCGGATTATCCTCCTTCGAAAGGTGCCGGCTCTGTGCGAAACGGAGAACCACACCATATCTATGATTATCATGGCAAAACGCGTATACGTCTGGCCTATGATAATACACTTTACCAACTGGAAAATGCTTCCACACTGAAAGCAATTTATCGGTTGGACTTTGGCTCTTTTCTGCGTGCCGACGGGCAGAAAGTCACAGGTAGCCTTTCTAATAATATGGATGATTATTATTTCTTGCAGCAATGGTTGGAAACAGACCGTTATCTCTTTATCAAAATAACGAAAGGATATGACTCGCCTAACGCACGGAAAGCTAAATCTGTTTCTCTTTATTCGCTTATATATGATAAAACATCCGGGGACTTCTTTACACTTCCTCCCGAAGATAATAGTAAAGACCTTGATTTTCCGCATATTGCTACCGATGGCGAACTAAATATACCGTTTTATCCGGATGGAGTAGTCGGAAATATTTCTTTTAGCTATCTCGATGGTATGAAAGCGAAAGAAAAATATCCGGATATTCTGAAAGGACAGGATATATCGGATAATGAATTGATATTGTTAACCGTAGAATAA
- a CDS encoding formate--tetrahydrofolate ligase: protein MKSDIEIARSIELKKIKQVAENVGIPREEVENYGRYIAKIPTHLIDEEKVKKSNLILVTAITATKAGIGKTTVSIGLALGLNKIGKKAIVALREPSLGPCFGMKGGAAGGGYAQVLPMEKINLHFTGDFHAITSAHNMISALLDNYLYQHQADGFGLKEIIWQRVLDVNDRSLRSIVTGLGPSTNGITEESGFDITPASEIMAILCLAKDIDDLKRRIENIILGFRFDGCPFTVKELGVAGAITVLLKDAINPNLVQTTEGSAAFVHGGPFANIAHGCNSILATKMAMTFGDYVVTEAGFGADLGAEKFYNIKCRKSGLQPKLTVIVATAQGLKMHGGVSLDRIKEPNMEGLQQGFGNLDKHIRNLRSFGQTVLVAFNRFASDTDEEVEAIRRHCEEKLGVGFAVNNAFAEGGEGAVELANLVVDTIEKKPSEPLNFSYSENDNVEQKIEKIACNLYGASVVTYSIHSRKIIKLIEKMGIGHYPVCIAKTQYSFSADPKIYGAVNNFEFHIKDIVINNGAEMIVAIAGEILRMPGLPKEPQAMHIDIVDGNIEGLS, encoded by the coding sequence ATGAAATCAGACATTGAAATAGCCCGCAGCATAGAGCTGAAGAAGATTAAGCAGGTAGCCGAGAATGTAGGTATTCCACGTGAAGAAGTAGAAAACTACGGACGGTATATTGCTAAGATCCCTACACATCTGATTGATGAAGAAAAAGTGAAGAAAAGTAACCTGATTTTGGTAACTGCTATTACTGCTACCAAAGCAGGTATTGGTAAGACTACAGTTTCTATCGGTCTGGCATTGGGGTTGAATAAGATCGGCAAGAAGGCCATCGTTGCTTTGCGTGAACCTTCGTTAGGACCTTGTTTCGGCATGAAGGGTGGAGCAGCAGGTGGCGGTTATGCCCAGGTGCTCCCTATGGAAAAGATAAATCTGCACTTTACAGGAGATTTTCATGCCATCACTTCGGCTCACAATATGATATCTGCATTGCTCGACAATTATCTTTATCAGCATCAGGCGGACGGGTTCGGACTGAAAGAAATTATCTGGCAGCGCGTGCTCGATGTGAACGACCGTTCTTTGCGTAGCATTGTCACCGGTTTAGGTCCCAGTACGAACGGTATTACCGAAGAATCCGGCTTCGATATTACCCCTGCATCCGAAATTATGGCTATTCTTTGTCTGGCAAAGGACATAGACGACCTGAAACGACGGATTGAGAATATCATCCTTGGTTTCCGTTTTGATGGTTGCCCGTTCACCGTGAAGGAGTTAGGAGTAGCAGGAGCCATCACTGTCCTGCTGAAAGATGCTATCAATCCGAACTTAGTTCAGACAACCGAAGGATCGGCAGCTTTTGTTCATGGTGGTCCCTTCGCAAATATTGCTCATGGTTGTAACTCTATTCTTGCAACGAAAATGGCAATGACTTTCGGAGATTATGTTGTAACGGAAGCCGGTTTCGGTGCCGATCTTGGTGCGGAGAAATTTTATAATATCAAATGTCGCAAAAGTGGATTACAACCTAAACTGACAGTGATTGTGGCTACTGCACAAGGTTTGAAGATGCATGGAGGTGTCAGTCTGGATCGTATTAAAGAACCCAATATGGAAGGACTGCAACAAGGTTTCGGCAATCTCGATAAACATATACGCAATCTGCGTTCATTCGGTCAGACGGTGCTGGTTGCCTTCAATCGTTTTGCCAGTGATACGGACGAGGAGGTAGAAGCAATCCGCCGGCATTGCGAAGAGAAGTTAGGTGTAGGGTTCGCTGTCAATAATGCCTTTGCAGAAGGAGGAGAGGGAGCTGTGGAGCTCGCTAATCTGGTAGTGGATACTATTGAGAAGAAACCTTCTGAACCCTTGAACTTCAGTTATAGTGAAAATGATAATGTAGAACAAAAGATAGAGAAGATAGCTTGCAATCTTTACGGTGCCAGTGTGGTGACTTACAGTATCCATTCACGCAAAATCATCAAATTGATAGAGAAGATGGGTATTGGTCATTATCCCGTTTGCATTGCCAAAACACAATATTCTTTCTCTGCCGATCCGAAAATATACGGTGCGGTGAACAACTTTGAATTTCATATCAAGGATATTGTAATCAATAACGGTGCGGAAATGATTGTTGCCATCGCCGGAGAAATTCTGCGTATGCCGGGGCTTCCCAAAGAGCCACAAGCTATGCACATTGACATTGTAGATGGAAATATAGAAGGATTGAGCTAA
- a CDS encoding sensor histidine kinase yields the protein MKKQAWAKTPLWLTVGLLACCLCSAWLAVHGFYISLCVALCLTAFVAYAIYRYILHSARAMAQFIWSVRYSEFLSSPAAHPNAPQTLPEELLTEMQDALEHYRSNLQKKESQLQYFQALANHIDMAVLVYAPDGQMEWVNEAAKRLIHMEHPRTVDDLTEFHPNLPEKLRTLKAGDLSVWQIKEEEETVQLALSGMEFIIQGRKLLIAGMKNIHSALDSRETEAWQKLIRVLTHEIMNSITPIISLTELLTKYADSLEGDEETKTEMKQMLQTIGRRGNGLVRFMNSYREVSHLPQPILKLCNAEELLEGVLRLMQNEANDLHLSVPAVALRVIADKEQIEQVLINLIRNARENEATQITLSAGITPGNHLFLRVTDNGTGIEPEVQERIFIPFFTTKPTGSGIGLTISRQIMHQHHGSITVQSKTGERSTFTLLFPVV from the coding sequence ATGAAGAAACAAGCTTGGGCGAAGACGCCTCTCTGGCTTACGGTCGGATTGCTGGCATGTTGTTTGTGTTCGGCATGGCTGGCCGTGCACGGGTTTTATATCAGCCTGTGTGTAGCACTCTGCCTCACAGCGTTTGTGGCTTACGCTATCTATCGGTATATATTACATTCTGCACGTGCGATGGCTCAATTCATTTGGTCAGTGCGATACTCTGAATTCCTATCTTCTCCTGCCGCCCATCCTAACGCTCCGCAAACTCTCCCCGAAGAGTTATTGACCGAGATGCAGGATGCCCTTGAACACTATCGCAGTAATCTGCAAAAGAAAGAAAGCCAGTTGCAATACTTCCAGGCTCTGGCCAATCATATAGATATGGCAGTCCTCGTTTATGCTCCTGACGGGCAGATGGAATGGGTTAACGAAGCGGCAAAGCGTCTGATACACATGGAACATCCGCGAACGGTGGATGACTTGACAGAGTTTCATCCGAATCTGCCGGAAAAACTGCGCACATTGAAAGCGGGCGATCTTTCCGTCTGGCAAATCAAAGAAGAGGAAGAGACTGTGCAGCTTGCCCTTTCCGGCATGGAATTCATTATTCAGGGCAGGAAGCTGTTGATTGCAGGAATGAAAAATATCCATTCTGCACTGGATAGCCGCGAAACAGAAGCATGGCAGAAGCTAATCCGCGTACTGACGCATGAAATTATGAATTCCATCACTCCTATCATATCACTGACGGAACTTCTTACCAAATATGCCGATAGTCTGGAGGGGGATGAAGAAACCAAAACAGAGATGAAGCAGATGTTGCAAACCATTGGGCGACGAGGAAACGGGCTGGTGCGTTTCATGAATAGTTATCGGGAAGTATCGCATCTCCCCCAACCTATACTGAAACTCTGCAACGCAGAGGAATTGCTGGAAGGAGTGCTCCGGCTGATGCAGAATGAAGCGAACGACTTGCATCTCTCCGTACCTGCCGTTGCGTTACGTGTCATTGCGGACAAGGAACAGATAGAACAAGTTCTTATCAACCTGATACGGAATGCCCGCGAAAACGAAGCGACACAAATCACTCTTTCCGCGGGCATCACTCCAGGAAATCATCTTTTCCTGCGTGTTACTGATAATGGAACCGGTATCGAGCCGGAAGTCCAGGAACGAATCTTCATCCCTTTCTTTACCACAAAACCAACAGGTTCAGGCATCGGACTGACCATCTCCCGGCAAATTATGCACCAGCATCACGGAAGTATTACCGTGCAGTCAAAAACAGGAGAAAGGAGTACGTTTACGCTTCTGTTTCCGGTGGTTTGA
- a CDS encoding sigma-54-dependent transcriptional regulator — MKRGKILIVDDNEDILFTLKMLLRPLVESITMTTDPRELLPLISRTHFNVILLDMNFRRDAVSGKEGFHWLDEILKLDEKAVVIFITAYADTEKAVQAIKQGATDFIPKPWQNEKLIATVSSALQLSFSRTEVETLKQQKEALKEQTEALSLPAEPTCVIGESAAMQAIFQTIKKFSDTDANLLLLGENGTGKDLMARYVYEQSPRKNEIYVPIDLGSIPDTLFESELFGYEKGAFTDARKNKPGRVEVASGGTLFLNEIGNLSLPLQAKMLSVIEQRKSSRLGSTTSYPVDVRLICATNTDLYAAIDNGQFRQDLLYRINTIEIRIPPLRERGNDLFLLADFFLQRYRKKYKKELRGISKEARKMLQLYRWPGNVRELEHAIERAVILSTGTMLTADDFMLRSPQSSNAIPEKEKYNLERMERETINEVLRICGGNITLAAEMLGITRTSLYRRIEKFGL; from the coding sequence ATGAAACGAGGAAAGATACTGATTGTAGACGATAATGAAGACATTCTCTTCACCTTGAAAATGCTGCTGCGTCCTTTGGTGGAAAGTATCACCATGACGACTGACCCGCGTGAATTGCTGCCGCTCATCTCTCGTACCCATTTCAACGTCATACTGCTTGACATGAATTTCCGCCGCGACGCCGTCAGTGGGAAAGAGGGATTCCATTGGTTGGACGAGATACTGAAGCTGGACGAGAAAGCTGTTGTCATCTTCATCACCGCCTATGCAGATACGGAAAAGGCAGTGCAAGCCATTAAGCAAGGTGCCACGGATTTCATTCCCAAACCCTGGCAAAACGAAAAGTTGATAGCAACCGTATCTTCCGCCCTGCAACTCAGTTTCAGCCGGACGGAAGTAGAAACTTTGAAGCAACAGAAAGAGGCCCTGAAAGAACAAACGGAAGCCCTCTCCCTTCCCGCCGAACCGACATGCGTGATTGGTGAATCGGCAGCAATGCAAGCCATCTTCCAAACGATAAAGAAGTTCTCCGATACGGATGCGAACCTGTTATTATTAGGTGAAAACGGAACGGGTAAAGACCTGATGGCCCGGTATGTGTACGAGCAGTCGCCCCGCAAAAACGAGATATATGTACCTATTGATTTAGGCAGTATCCCCGATACATTGTTTGAAAGTGAGTTGTTCGGATATGAAAAGGGAGCATTCACCGATGCCCGCAAAAATAAACCGGGACGTGTGGAAGTAGCTTCGGGTGGAACGCTGTTTTTGAATGAAATCGGAAACCTGAGTCTTCCGCTCCAGGCGAAAATGCTTTCGGTCATTGAACAGAGAAAGAGTTCACGGTTGGGTTCCACCACTTCTTATCCGGTGGATGTAAGACTGATTTGCGCCACGAATACAGATTTATATGCTGCCATTGATAACGGACAGTTCCGCCAGGATTTACTTTACCGCATCAATACGATCGAAATTCGCATCCCTCCTTTGAGGGAACGGGGAAACGACCTGTTCCTGTTGGCCGACTTTTTCCTGCAACGCTATCGGAAGAAATATAAGAAAGAACTCCGGGGCATCTCCAAAGAAGCCCGTAAAATGCTACAGCTTTACCGCTGGCCGGGAAATGTACGCGAATTGGAACACGCCATCGAACGTGCCGTTATCCTTTCTACCGGAACAATGCTGACGGCAGATGATTTCATGCTACGTTCGCCTCAATCTTCCAATGCCATTCCCGAAAAAGAGAAATATAATCTGGAACGAATGGAACGGGAAACTATCAATGAGGTGCTGCGGATATGCGGAGGAAACATCACGTTGGCTGCGGAAATGCTGGGGATAACGAGGACATCACTATATAGAAGGATTGAAAAGTTCGGATTATGA